Proteins from one methanogenic archaeon mixed culture ISO4-G1 genomic window:
- a CDS encoding potassium transport protein TrkA, with translation MKVIIVGAGSVGYVAAETISDTHDVLVIENDADIADIVKNRLNVSVLQENGTNPKTLKYAIEMHHAEVIISTLHNDESNLFVCMMCKRIKPDLTTVASLTNPDYIIPTTSEGVPGVDVIISPELITAEKMYKLCVLENAVDYEIMPTFNASMAVFQVSPDSELIGKVVMKTFDLTDSTIFAIYRNEDLYFQVDTMEIHAGDRICLMGDEESIAKYNSDLGVQDTARDIVILGGTIVGRHLATLLSKDEKKRYIRLIEKRQDRCRELSRLLTGVVVVNGDFTEPEIQTTENIFRSDCLVTVTNQDDTNLLMCMSAQKYNTSKIVSRYLKKEYMDIFMFTGLETIVGFDRIVSNEIAKCVISDDRVILRMRSHDEVFFIHEVGKKSKLLDKYYGDLILPNGVRILAISRDRFTIYPMMDTKFLEGDRVMVFTNFTKDKDLAKVFGRNIVSES, from the coding sequence ATGAAGGTCATCATTGTCGGTGCAGGCAGTGTCGGATATGTCGCTGCCGAGACCATTTCGGATACGCACGATGTGCTTGTCATAGAGAACGATGCGGACATTGCGGATATCGTCAAGAACCGTCTCAATGTCTCGGTGCTGCAGGAGAACGGGACGAACCCCAAGACCCTCAAGTATGCCATAGAGATGCATCACGCCGAGGTCATTATCTCCACGCTCCACAACGACGAGTCCAACCTGTTCGTCTGCATGATGTGCAAGAGGATCAAGCCGGATCTGACCACGGTCGCATCGCTGACCAACCCGGATTATATCATCCCGACAACATCCGAGGGTGTCCCCGGAGTGGATGTCATCATCTCGCCCGAGTTGATCACGGCGGAGAAGATGTACAAGCTCTGCGTTCTCGAGAACGCGGTCGATTACGAGATCATGCCCACATTCAACGCTTCGATGGCCGTCTTCCAGGTCTCGCCGGACAGCGAGCTCATCGGAAAGGTGGTCATGAAGACGTTCGACCTGACGGACAGCACGATATTCGCCATCTACCGCAACGAGGACCTGTACTTCCAGGTCGACACCATGGAGATACATGCCGGCGACAGGATATGCCTCATGGGAGACGAGGAATCCATCGCCAAATACAATTCGGACCTCGGTGTCCAGGATACCGCCCGTGACATAGTCATCCTCGGAGGTACCATCGTCGGAAGGCATCTGGCAACCCTCCTCTCCAAGGACGAGAAGAAACGTTACATCAGGCTCATCGAGAAGAGGCAGGACCGCTGCCGCGAGCTGTCAAGGCTCCTAACCGGTGTCGTCGTCGTCAACGGCGACTTCACCGAACCCGAGATCCAGACGACCGAGAACATATTCCGTTCCGACTGTCTGGTCACCGTCACGAACCAGGACGATACCAATCTCCTGATGTGCATGTCGGCACAGAAATACAACACCAGCAAGATCGTGTCCAGATACCTGAAGAAGGAGTACATGGACATCTTCATGTTCACCGGTCTGGAGACCATCGTCGGTTTCGACAGGATCGTCTCCAACGAGATCGCCAAGTGCGTCATATCCGATGACAGGGTCATCCTGAGGATGAGGAGCCACGACGAGGTCTTCTTCATCCACGAGGTCGGCAAGAAGTCCAAACTGCTGGACAAGTACTATGGCGACCTGATCCTCCCCAACGGGGTCAGGATACTGGCCATCAGCAGGGACAGGTTCACAATCTATCCGATGATGGACACGAAGTTCCTCGAGGGCGACCGCGTGATGGTGTTCACCAACTTCACCAAGGACAAGGACCTTGCTAAGGTCTTCGGAAGGAACATCGTTTCTGAGAGTTGA
- a CDS encoding potassium transport protein TrkH, which yields MGVLESAVLTGLARWKSTEIKVLGGIEFILGLTLLAPALYASIIGEDSSIFFNPGIVSMILGAIQFLLFAPSENFRTVNGVILVALVWLVMFAIGSFPFYFAGLSPVDAIFESVNGFTTTGSTTLEDVSMWPVSLLLWRSTSQWIGGISVVLIFIYLLPMFGMGRLFFTNELEGSGSSQFTMRLKTAGKSFILVYMLLTIINFILLILCNAGIKDAFCLAMTTISTGGLIISNNSLMDFNVYIQIVTMAFMFIGGVNFYLHFKAIYGRNPKVYLENYELRHLLRWFIIASLIIFVIYAVPKYNSANIDLGTILLDYKDSLFTVISIGTTTGASVIDYSGFSSIGIFVLIVLMLVGSSAGSTSGGIKFTRIRVLIRFFNNSMKNVLHPNAVYTIKMDGENVEDSRVLSAVTISLLYLTTTFFGTAVILTQGLPFIDALGLSLGSLTNTGVGFGNFGPMGGYSTLSDSIKIFIMLLMWIGRLEITLALVFLTPQFWSDVRLAYHTSHKRLWLKGRK from the coding sequence ATGGGCGTTCTGGAATCCGCGGTTTTGACCGGCTTGGCCCGGTGGAAGAGCACCGAGATCAAGGTGCTGGGAGGCATCGAGTTCATCCTCGGTCTCACCCTTCTTGCTCCTGCCCTCTACGCTTCCATAATCGGCGAGGATTCCTCCATATTCTTCAACCCCGGAATCGTGTCCATGATCCTCGGTGCGATCCAGTTCCTGCTGTTCGCCCCGTCCGAGAACTTCCGTACCGTCAACGGCGTCATACTGGTCGCGTTGGTATGGCTGGTCATGTTCGCCATAGGTTCGTTCCCGTTCTATTTCGCCGGGCTGTCGCCGGTCGATGCGATCTTCGAATCCGTAAACGGATTCACAACCACAGGGAGTACGACCCTCGAGGACGTCTCGATGTGGCCGGTCAGCCTCCTGCTGTGGAGGTCCACATCCCAATGGATCGGGGGAATATCGGTCGTTCTGATCTTCATCTACCTACTCCCGATGTTCGGTATGGGCCGTCTCTTCTTCACCAATGAACTGGAGGGTTCCGGTTCCTCTCAGTTCACCATGAGACTCAAGACCGCAGGAAAATCGTTCATCCTCGTCTACATGCTGCTCACGATCATCAACTTCATACTGCTTATCCTCTGCAATGCGGGCATCAAGGACGCTTTCTGTCTGGCCATGACCACCATCTCCACAGGCGGTCTGATCATCTCCAACAACAGCCTGATGGATTTCAACGTCTACATCCAGATCGTCACCATGGCGTTCATGTTCATCGGAGGAGTGAACTTCTATCTGCACTTCAAGGCCATCTACGGGAGGAATCCCAAGGTCTATCTGGAGAACTACGAGCTGAGGCACCTCCTGAGATGGTTCATCATCGCATCGCTGATCATCTTCGTCATATACGCAGTGCCTAAGTACAACTCTGCGAACATCGATCTGGGCACAATCCTGCTGGATTACAAGGACTCGCTGTTCACGGTCATATCCATCGGTACGACCACCGGAGCATCCGTCATCGATTACAGCGGATTCTCCAGCATAGGCATTTTCGTGCTCATCGTCCTGATGCTGGTCGGTTCCTCTGCCGGTTCCACCAGCGGAGGAATCAAGTTCACCAGGATCAGGGTCCTGATCCGTTTCTTCAACAACTCCATGAAGAACGTATTGCACCCCAACGCCGTCTACACCATCAAGATGGACGGCGAGAATGTGGAGGATTCGCGTGTGCTTTCCGCGGTCACGATATCATTGCTGTATCTGACGACTACCTTCTTCGGAACAGCCGTCATCCTGACGCAGGGGCTTCCGTTCATCGATGCCCTGGGCCTGTCCCTGGGATCCCTGACGAACACCGGAGTGGGATTCGGTAACTTCGGACCGATGGGAGGTTACAGCACCCTTTCCGACAGCATCAAGATATTCATCATGCTGCTAATGTGGATCGGACGTCTGGAGATAACACTGGCCCTCGTATTCCTCACACCTCAGTTCTGGAGCGACGTGCGTCTCGCATACCACACGTCGCACAAGCGTCTGTGGCTCAAGGGACGTAAGTGA
- a CDS encoding ATPase AAA produces the protein MKIRSISVQGLFNEFDYEISLFPELTFIHSPNGYGKSTLMHLVYSVFKGDIEFMKETPFKRLDISFVDDSVLIIENIGNKFLMQMQKNNVKSPVTFEEIEKICDVTFVPPDRLTIRKKDGHLVNSLEYIAQELYETIRRTKDDKELQPPVEKERLDRSDSELEFWCKDLKAKLDFMADSGFEITMPSGLRFPPARYDLIENRERYEKLAYSVSDYIDRNYQLAESIIVFKDIVNNIFINKTIEVNESGKLMIMMNNGTTLPLSKLSSGETQILLIFYMILFHSSNDGIVIVDEPENSLHVSWQQTLGDYFRDICRVRKVQMLVATHSPQVIHDKWDFAEEMVLKNA, from the coding sequence ATGAAGATCCGGTCCATATCAGTGCAGGGGTTGTTCAACGAGTTCGACTACGAGATCTCGCTCTTCCCGGAGCTGACTTTCATTCATTCTCCGAACGGATACGGGAAATCGACGCTCATGCATCTGGTGTACAGTGTCTTCAAGGGTGACATAGAGTTCATGAAGGAGACCCCGTTCAAGCGTCTGGACATATCCTTCGTGGATGATAGCGTTCTGATAATCGAGAACATCGGGAATAAGTTCCTCATGCAGATGCAGAAGAACAACGTCAAGTCGCCTGTGACCTTCGAGGAGATCGAGAAGATCTGTGACGTCACATTCGTTCCCCCGGACCGTCTCACCATCAGGAAGAAGGACGGGCATCTGGTCAACTCCCTGGAATACATCGCACAGGAACTGTATGAGACCATCCGCCGCACCAAGGACGACAAGGAGCTCCAGCCCCCGGTGGAGAAGGAGCGTCTGGACAGATCGGACAGCGAACTCGAGTTCTGGTGCAAGGACCTGAAGGCCAAGCTGGACTTCATGGCCGATTCCGGATTCGAGATAACCATGCCCTCGGGGCTCAGGTTCCCTCCTGCAAGGTACGATCTCATCGAGAACAGGGAGAGGTACGAGAAGCTGGCATATTCCGTATCAGACTACATAGACAGGAACTATCAGCTCGCCGAATCCATAATCGTCTTCAAGGATATCGTCAACAACATCTTCATCAACAAGACCATCGAGGTCAATGAGTCCGGTAAGCTCATGATCATGATGAACAACGGTACGACGCTGCCCTTGAGCAAGCTGTCATCGGGAGAGACCCAGATCCTCCTCATTTTCTACATGATACTGTTCCATTCGTCCAACGACGGCATAGTCATCGTCGATGAGCCCGAGAACTCCCTCCACGTCTCTTGGCAGCAGACCCTGGGGGATTACTTCAGGGACATCTGCAGGGTGAGGAAGGTCCAGATGCTGGTTGCCACCCATTCGCCCCAGGTCATACACGACAAATGGGATTTCGCAGAGGAAATGGTGCTGAAGAATGCGTGA
- a CDS encoding exodeoxyribonuclease VII small subunit XseB, giving the protein MSELEEQIEKMTFEESIAALEDLVYQLENGGLDLDKSIEVYERAVLLRNHCKKLLDDGERRIKKIIETSEGIKTEDFQAD; this is encoded by the coding sequence ATGAGCGAATTGGAAGAACAGATCGAGAAGATGACATTCGAGGAGAGCATAGCGGCACTGGAGGACCTGGTGTACCAGCTTGAGAACGGCGGCCTGGATCTCGACAAGAGCATCGAGGTCTACGAGAGGGCGGTCCTGCTCAGGAACCACTGCAAGAAACTGCTGGACGACGGCGAGCGCAGGATCAAGAAGATCATCGAGACATCGGAAGGCATCAAGACCGAGGATTTCCAGGCTGACTGA
- a CDS encoding exodeoxyribonuclease VII large subunit XseA, translating to MAEVISVTELNTRVRDLFSKNPSVNDVWVGAEISNLKKYPSGYYFVLKDQGSEIHAVLFNNARSRVEFEPQENMKVRAFGSIGMYVPRGTYQFIVETMEKSGLGDRYLAFEALKKKLGEEGLFSQEHKRQLPAYPKRIGVVTSQSGAVIHDIITTSASRYPADIYLAPAMVQGDGAAQTIVAGIKLLNRFGVDVIIVGRGGGSIEDLWPFNEEIVARAIYESKAPVVSAVGHETDFTISDFVSDKRAPTPTGAAAIILRDRNEIEADMHALMRRLDMGMRAVTDRMRHSFDIVDSKLDPSKQIESLNLCRMRVDERSSAAEHLLQEKIRSMRTCYEKLDLRLEPQRALQDIADMRRDIDSLFDQAKMNVRMKIEGCRSRFVPMIDRPDELIQTVMKEDNAKLESYSRHMEGLNPLNVLNRGYGMITSADGKVLTGVGMLESGDAVKIHFRDGSAEAEIKSKEMKR from the coding sequence ATGGCCGAAGTCATATCCGTGACGGAACTGAACACCCGCGTCAGGGACCTGTTCAGCAAGAACCCTTCGGTCAACGACGTCTGGGTGGGTGCGGAGATATCCAATCTCAAGAAGTACCCGTCCGGATACTATTTCGTTCTGAAGGACCAGGGGAGCGAGATCCATGCAGTCCTTTTCAACAATGCCCGCTCCAGGGTCGAGTTCGAGCCCCAGGAGAACATGAAGGTCAGGGCTTTCGGGAGCATAGGCATGTACGTTCCCAGAGGAACCTACCAGTTCATCGTGGAGACCATGGAGAAATCGGGTCTCGGGGACAGGTATCTGGCATTCGAGGCACTGAAGAAAAAGCTGGGCGAAGAGGGATTGTTCTCCCAGGAACATAAGCGCCAGCTCCCTGCCTATCCGAAGAGGATCGGCGTGGTGACGTCCCAGAGCGGAGCGGTCATACACGACATCATAACCACATCCGCCTCACGCTATCCGGCGGACATCTATCTGGCACCTGCAATGGTCCAGGGAGACGGAGCGGCACAGACCATCGTCGCCGGGATCAAGTTGCTGAACAGGTTCGGCGTCGATGTCATAATCGTTGGCCGCGGAGGAGGTTCCATCGAGGACCTGTGGCCGTTCAACGAGGAGATCGTCGCCAGGGCCATCTACGAATCCAAGGCGCCAGTTGTCTCCGCAGTGGGTCACGAGACCGATTTCACGATATCAGATTTCGTATCCGACAAGCGTGCCCCGACACCCACCGGTGCCGCAGCGATAATACTCAGGGACAGGAACGAGATCGAGGCGGACATGCACGCGCTGATGAGGCGCCTAGACATGGGAATGAGGGCGGTCACCGACCGCATGAGGCACTCCTTCGATATTGTGGATTCCAAGCTGGACCCCTCCAAGCAGATCGAATCCCTGAACTTGTGCAGGATGCGTGTGGACGAACGCTCATCCGCGGCCGAGCACCTCCTGCAGGAGAAGATACGGTCCATGAGGACGTGCTACGAGAAACTGGACCTCAGGCTGGAACCGCAGAGGGCCCTCCAGGATATTGCCGACATGAGACGCGATATAGATTCACTGTTCGATCAGGCCAAGATGAACGTGAGGATGAAGATCGAGGGCTGCAGGAGCAGGTTCGTACCGATGATAGACCGCCCGGATGAACTCATCCAGACAGTGATGAAGGAGGACAACGCCAAACTGGAATCCTATTCGAGGCACATGGAGGGCCTCAACCCGCTGAACGTCCTCAACAGGGGATACGGAATGATAACTTCGGCGGACGGGAAGGTGCTGACCGGAGTGGGCATGCTAGAATCCGGGGATGCCGTTAAGATACACTTCCGCGACGGCTCTGCCGAAGCGGAGATCAAGAGCAAGGAGATGAAGAGATGA
- a CDS encoding thioesterase family protein, producing MDKAELLGRMTEDTKQYADRLMEIYEAPYARHMGIEIDSVAKDEVVCSMEVQPFMINSMGRIHGAVIYALMDHTFAAISNMTQDGTGQSMEVKYFRPANTKLRCVAKPLNISRSLAVYEVKAYSEEGKLIASANCTAFILKKIE from the coding sequence ATGGACAAAGCGGAACTTCTCGGCCGCATGACCGAGGACACGAAGCAGTATGCGGACCGTCTGATGGAGATCTACGAGGCACCCTACGCCCGCCACATGGGCATCGAGATCGACAGCGTCGCGAAGGACGAGGTCGTATGCTCGATGGAGGTGCAGCCGTTCATGATCAACAGCATGGGCCGCATCCACGGGGCCGTCATCTACGCCCTGATGGACCATACGTTCGCTGCTATCTCCAACATGACCCAGGATGGTACTGGACAGAGCATGGAGGTCAAATACTTCAGGCCCGCCAACACCAAGCTCCGCTGCGTCGCAAAGCCTCTCAACATCTCGCGTTCCCTTGCCGTATACGAGGTCAAGGCCTACTCCGAGGAGGGGAAGCTAATCGCATCAGCCAACTGTACCGCCTTCATACTCAAGAAGATAGAATGA
- a CDS encoding PD-(D/E)XK nuclease superfamily protein, with protein sequence MSVLLYPFMKCAKSIDELYEEVSEFDLVITVDAALATALNARIDRPIIGSFALTPRQIASKIASRVMDKAPYNELRVISSVSDETGLSFKYVHSEVENIREIRKYTIDVRKHLHSEASKAVYDSYEKIPTLDRLMGAFIPEDDQFFKGNKIAVIEEDLFNDLDKHFNPIGHESISIFKKGDYEIPRIYEIGNDRQLAENAVDMISVDNCTDFAIVLNTSSPIADAVRTALYRKRIPFINSLTVRDLSQIRDYLQFITLALDFDTIRVKHVKELFSNYNGFFRKGREEFLLSKQTENDMPDRCMELWNVMKDIRKMTFGEVCDAICDRNARIQVGMTIDDLKVRDQVITRYLLGEVKYAVDNVNELRHSEEIPDDERNGVLLVDCNNSVYIDRPVVIYLGLEQDWNMPVVGKPYLDAEEETDKNVMRLTALLQQGSVRYYFVNSTKGGKPAKPNTLFSQIYHRPIKSFRDICDDIVKGRWHEESGPISVEKESITELDPKAFTRPFSKSSFDAYYSCPRKYLYSSLLNTPDEKSTELGNLVHAFAEFYVCYPEIVEEKGIDHFVDLVSERYSGLSSPLLETLDRDHIRCAMISTVEYLKAIGVHDVPLDKPISKNNPNQFFVAFGKTMGSSVCENDIYSKTYPIHGKMDLYWNGVITDYKTGKPSSASSIAEAMTFDSNAQYPEFQPPIYLQIISELGGSRNRFNQFYAMDNDVPTEEGKAPVMSNVRVMQLDDRDLKGCLNDNPALISSLETDLSKNLREHAAEIVQIIHDIGQDDPSTWDKDGALKVAVLSCAGLNDNATNRKTVEAGLRKIAGYLRYDLVTAGAVITVPKTTMEQTMSRITEAYEEMVSRRTTDYPPEPRGDCKRCRFLSVCTRDQLNLGGQTDE encoded by the coding sequence ATGTCCGTTCTGCTATACCCTTTCATGAAGTGCGCCAAGAGCATCGATGAGCTTTATGAGGAGGTCTCAGAATTCGATCTCGTCATCACCGTTGATGCGGCTCTGGCCACAGCCCTCAACGCGCGTATCGACCGCCCTATCATAGGGTCATTCGCACTCACGCCCAGGCAGATCGCTTCCAAGATAGCATCGCGTGTCATGGACAAGGCCCCCTACAATGAACTTAGGGTCATCTCATCCGTCTCTGACGAGACCGGGCTGAGCTTCAAGTACGTCCACAGCGAGGTCGAGAACATCCGCGAGATCAGGAAGTACACGATAGACGTCAGGAAGCACCTTCATTCCGAGGCATCTAAGGCCGTATACGACTCATATGAGAAGATCCCAACGCTGGACAGACTGATGGGCGCCTTCATCCCCGAGGATGACCAGTTCTTCAAGGGGAACAAGATCGCGGTCATCGAGGAGGACCTGTTCAACGATCTGGACAAGCATTTCAACCCTATCGGACACGAATCGATCTCTATCTTCAAGAAGGGCGATTACGAGATCCCCCGCATCTACGAGATCGGTAACGATAGGCAGCTGGCCGAGAACGCCGTAGACATGATATCTGTCGACAACTGCACCGATTTCGCCATAGTCCTCAACACATCAAGCCCTATCGCGGATGCCGTGCGCACCGCACTGTACAGGAAGAGGATACCGTTCATCAACTCATTGACCGTGAGGGACCTCTCTCAGATCAGGGATTACCTTCAGTTCATAACACTGGCCCTTGATTTCGACACCATCCGCGTGAAGCATGTCAAAGAGCTGTTCTCGAACTACAACGGGTTCTTCAGGAAGGGCAGGGAGGAGTTTCTCCTCAGCAAGCAGACCGAGAATGACATGCCTGACAGGTGCATGGAACTGTGGAACGTCATGAAGGACATCCGTAAGATGACCTTCGGGGAGGTCTGCGATGCAATCTGCGACAGGAACGCACGTATCCAGGTCGGGATGACCATCGACGACCTCAAGGTCAGGGACCAGGTCATAACGAGATACCTCCTGGGCGAGGTCAAGTACGCAGTGGACAACGTCAATGAGCTCAGGCACAGCGAGGAGATTCCCGATGACGAGCGCAACGGGGTGCTGCTGGTCGACTGCAACAACTCAGTCTACATAGACCGGCCGGTCGTGATCTATCTCGGTCTGGAGCAGGATTGGAACATGCCCGTGGTCGGCAAACCGTATCTGGATGCCGAGGAGGAGACCGATAAGAACGTGATGAGGCTGACCGCACTTCTCCAGCAGGGGTCGGTCCGCTACTATTTCGTCAACTCGACCAAAGGCGGGAAACCTGCAAAGCCCAATACACTGTTCAGCCAGATCTACCACAGGCCGATAAAATCGTTCAGGGATATCTGCGACGACATCGTCAAGGGGCGCTGGCATGAGGAATCCGGACCCATCTCGGTGGAGAAGGAGTCAATAACGGAATTGGATCCAAAGGCATTCACGCGCCCGTTCTCGAAATCATCCTTTGACGCGTACTACTCCTGCCCCCGCAAGTATCTGTATTCCTCACTGCTCAACACACCTGACGAGAAGAGCACGGAGCTCGGGAACCTCGTTCACGCGTTCGCGGAGTTCTACGTCTGCTATCCAGAGATTGTGGAGGAGAAGGGGATAGACCATTTCGTCGACCTCGTTTCCGAAAGGTATTCCGGTCTTTCCTCCCCGCTCTTGGAGACCCTGGACAGAGATCACATAAGATGCGCCATGATCTCCACGGTGGAGTATCTTAAGGCCATAGGTGTGCACGATGTCCCTCTGGACAAGCCCATCTCCAAAAACAATCCGAATCAGTTCTTCGTTGCCTTCGGGAAGACAATGGGCAGTTCCGTCTGTGAGAACGATATCTATTCGAAGACATACCCGATTCACGGCAAGATGGACCTGTACTGGAACGGCGTCATTACGGATTACAAGACAGGTAAGCCCTCCAGCGCCTCCAGTATCGCCGAGGCCATGACATTCGATTCCAACGCACAGTATCCTGAGTTCCAGCCGCCGATATACCTGCAGATAATTTCCGAACTGGGCGGTTCCAGGAACAGGTTCAACCAGTTCTATGCCATGGACAACGACGTTCCCACGGAGGAAGGCAAGGCCCCTGTGATGTCCAACGTCCGCGTCATGCAACTGGACGACCGTGACCTGAAAGGGTGTCTGAACGACAACCCCGCTCTGATTTCTTCTTTGGAGACCGATCTCAGCAAGAATCTGCGCGAACATGCGGCAGAGATAGTCCAGATTATTCACGACATCGGTCAGGATGACCCAAGCACATGGGACAAGGACGGGGCCCTCAAGGTTGCAGTCCTATCCTGCGCCGGTCTCAACGACAATGCCACCAACAGGAAGACGGTCGAGGCAGGATTGCGCAAGATCGCCGGATATCTAAGATACGACCTGGTCACCGCCGGAGCTGTTATCACAGTACCAAAAACCACCATGGAGCAGACGATGTCGAGGATCACGGAGGCATATGAGGAGATGGTCTCCCGCAGGACCACGGATTATCCGCCCGAGCCCAGAGGAGACTGCAAGAGATGCCGTTTCCTCTCCGTCTGCACCAGGGACCAACTGAATCTGGGAGGTCAGACCGATGAGTGA